One Bacillus thermozeamaize genomic region harbors:
- a CDS encoding aldehyde dehydrogenase (catalyzes the oxidation of acetaldehyde, benzaldehyde, propionaldehyde and other aldehydes): MSQKVSAFQAPNTPGSLVQYRERYDNFIGGEWVAPLNGEYFENPSPVNGKVFTKVARSQKEDIDLALEKAHQAKEKWGNTPVAERSRILLKIADRLEENLEKLALSETWDNGKPIRETLAADLPLAIDHFRYFAGVIRGEEGTVSEIDAHTVSMHIKEPIGVVGQIIPWNFPLLMAAWKLAPALAAGNCVVLKPAEQTPATIMLFAELVGDLLPPGVLNIVNGFGPEAGQSLATSPKVGKIAFTGETTTGRLIMQFASENITPVTLELGGKSPNIFTESVMREEDAFLEKALEGFTMFALNQGEVCTCPSRALIQESIYDEFMERALKRVQQIKMGDPLHPETMMGAQASKDQYEKILSYIDIGKQEGAEVLAGGKPYDHPLYPDGYYIQPTVLKGHNKMRIFQEEIFGPVVSVTTFKDEQELIEIANDTLYGLGAGLWTRDVHQAYQIARKIEAGRVWVNCYHVYPAHAAFGGYKQSGIGRETHKMMLEHYQQTKNMLISYSKDPVGLF; this comes from the coding sequence ATGAGCCAAAAAGTGTCGGCATTTCAAGCGCCTAACACGCCAGGAAGCCTCGTGCAATATCGGGAGAGATACGACAATTTCATCGGCGGTGAATGGGTGGCCCCGTTAAACGGGGAGTATTTTGAGAACCCGTCGCCGGTGAACGGGAAAGTGTTTACCAAGGTGGCCCGTTCGCAAAAGGAGGACATTGATCTTGCGCTGGAGAAGGCCCACCAGGCCAAGGAAAAATGGGGGAATACCCCGGTGGCGGAGCGCAGCCGCATCTTATTGAAAATCGCCGATCGGTTGGAGGAAAACCTGGAAAAGCTGGCCCTCTCGGAAACCTGGGACAACGGAAAACCGATCCGCGAAACGCTGGCAGCCGATTTGCCCCTGGCCATCGACCATTTCCGCTATTTTGCGGGAGTGATTCGCGGCGAGGAGGGAACGGTGTCGGAGATTGATGCCCATACCGTGTCGATGCACATCAAGGAGCCGATCGGCGTGGTGGGGCAGATCATCCCCTGGAACTTTCCGCTCCTGATGGCCGCCTGGAAGCTGGCGCCTGCGCTTGCGGCAGGAAACTGCGTCGTCCTGAAACCGGCGGAGCAGACGCCGGCCACGATCATGCTGTTCGCCGAACTGGTCGGTGATTTGCTGCCGCCTGGCGTGCTGAACATTGTCAACGGCTTTGGTCCGGAAGCGGGGCAGTCCCTGGCTACCTCGCCCAAAGTGGGCAAAATCGCCTTTACCGGAGAAACCACGACAGGCCGGCTGATCATGCAGTTCGCCTCCGAGAACATCACGCCGGTGACCCTGGAGCTGGGCGGAAAATCACCCAATATTTTCACGGAAAGCGTGATGCGGGAAGAGGATGCTTTTCTGGAGAAAGCGCTTGAAGGGTTTACGATGTTTGCCCTCAATCAGGGGGAGGTGTGCACCTGTCCTTCCCGCGCCCTGATTCAGGAGTCGATCTACGACGAATTTATGGAGCGGGCGTTGAAACGGGTCCAACAGATCAAAATGGGCGATCCGCTGCATCCTGAAACGATGATGGGCGCCCAGGCGTCAAAGGACCAGTACGAAAAAATACTCAGCTACATCGACATCGGCAAGCAGGAAGGGGCCGAAGTTCTGGCGGGCGGAAAGCCATATGACCACCCGCTTTACCCGGACGGTTACTACATTCAGCCCACCGTCCTGAAAGGACACAACAAAATGCGCATTTTCCAGGAAGAGATTTTTGGCCCGGTCGTCTCCGTCACCACGTTTAAAGACGAACAAGAGCTCATTGAGATTGCCAACGACACGCTGTACGGGCTGGGCGCCGGCTTGTGGACCCGGGATGTCCACCAAGCCTATCAGATTGCGCGCAAAATTGAAGCCGGACGTGTCTGGGTCAATTGCTACCACGTTTATCCGGCCCATGCGGCGTTCGGCGGGTACAAACAATCCGGCATCGGCCGCGAGACACACAAAATGATGCTGGAGCATTATCAGCAGACAAAGAATATGCTGATCTCATACAGCAAAGATCCCGTCGGGCTGTTTTAG
- a CDS encoding quinoprotein glucose dehydrogenase, with protein MMTACSPDTKQEPHRHEGEVVSKEENDHEEQTESAGRHKSEAVDKRQVIAKHLQEPWEIALVGNTFYISERNGSIVTVTMNGDVQTRKPVRFEKDLSHQPEAGLLGIAFPSDFQETKTAFAYYSYQENGAFFQRVVTIKESHDHWEETSVLLDKIPGGRYHQGGRIEIGPDQKLYVTTGDAAKPELSQELDSLAGKILRMNLDGSIPDDNPFGESYVYSYGHRNPQGLAWNSDHELYATEHGSNAYDEINKIEAGKNYGWPVIRGDEAANGMASPVLHSGEGTWAPSGMTYFAGYFYFASLRGESVRKFDPVNKTEEIMVSDVGRVRDVLATNEGLYIITNNTDGRGTPSKHDDQLIFIPLT; from the coding sequence ATGATGACCGCGTGCTCTCCGGACACAAAACAAGAGCCCCATCGCCATGAAGGCGAAGTCGTTTCAAAAGAAGAAAATGACCATGAGGAACAGACGGAATCGGCAGGCAGACACAAGTCTGAGGCGGTGGACAAGCGTCAAGTGATCGCGAAACATCTTCAAGAACCTTGGGAGATCGCTTTAGTTGGGAATACATTTTATATCAGTGAGCGCAACGGTTCCATTGTTACTGTTACGATGAACGGCGATGTTCAAACACGGAAACCTGTCCGGTTTGAAAAAGACCTATCGCATCAGCCAGAAGCCGGACTGCTAGGAATCGCCTTTCCAAGTGACTTCCAAGAAACAAAAACAGCCTTCGCATATTATTCTTACCAAGAAAACGGAGCGTTTTTTCAGCGTGTCGTCACCATCAAAGAATCACATGACCATTGGGAGGAAACCTCCGTATTACTGGATAAGATTCCTGGCGGTCGCTACCATCAAGGGGGCCGGATCGAAATCGGGCCCGATCAAAAGTTATATGTCACAACGGGCGATGCGGCGAAGCCCGAGTTGTCCCAGGAGCTGGACAGTTTAGCAGGAAAAATTTTACGGATGAATTTGGACGGTTCCATCCCCGATGACAATCCGTTCGGTGAATCCTACGTGTATTCGTACGGGCATCGAAACCCTCAAGGCCTGGCATGGAATTCGGATCATGAGCTTTACGCGACCGAGCATGGTTCGAATGCATATGATGAAATCAATAAGATCGAGGCGGGAAAAAATTATGGATGGCCTGTCATCCGTGGGGATGAAGCGGCAAACGGGATGGCATCCCCGGTCCTGCATTCCGGTGAAGGAACTTGGGCCCCTTCAGGCATGACATATTTTGCTGGCTATTTCTACTTTGCTTCATTGCGAGGAGAAAGCGTGCGAAAATTTGATCCAGTGAATAAAACAGAAGAGATCATGGTTTCAGATGTTGGACGGGTCCGTGATGTCTTGGCAACAAATGAAGGGCTTTACATCATCACCAATAATACAGACGGACGCGGGACACCGTCTAAACATGATGACCAACTCATTTTTATCCCGCTGACATGA
- a CDS encoding chitooligosaccharide deacetylase, protein MNIRKQFHKNFPCIIALFIIAILIATGCTQAIPPETRQPGPTGITYRLDTTQRNVPPPTRTPDLHGGPEHAIRQPHPLTLSDLRKKYPSTFILNAPSAKREVALTFDDAPDSIYTPQILDVLKREGVKATFFVVGNRIEAHPEIMRRIVKEGHAVGNHSYNHANLPKLKDGPFRNQIEKTDQLIRRFTGHIPRFVRPPYGNIQEEQIKWLASQKKTIVNWNVDSLDWKGLSAEQVATNVLAHVHPGAIILMHSGGGAGEDLSGTVNALPEIIRKLRADNVKLVTIPELLELPPGVS, encoded by the coding sequence ATGAACATTCGCAAGCAATTTCACAAGAACTTTCCCTGCATTATAGCCCTCTTCATCATTGCCATCCTCATCGCCACGGGCTGCACGCAAGCGATTCCCCCAGAAACCCGCCAACCAGGGCCAACAGGCATCACATACCGGCTTGACACGACGCAGCGGAACGTTCCACCTCCGACCCGGACACCGGATTTGCATGGCGGACCGGAACATGCCATCCGCCAGCCTCATCCGCTCACCTTATCTGATTTGAGGAAGAAATACCCCAGCACGTTTATCCTCAATGCGCCATCGGCCAAACGGGAAGTGGCGTTGACCTTTGACGACGCCCCTGACAGCATCTACACGCCGCAAATCCTGGATGTTTTAAAACGAGAAGGCGTCAAAGCCACCTTTTTCGTCGTGGGAAACCGCATCGAGGCCCATCCCGAAATCATGCGCCGCATCGTGAAGGAAGGACACGCGGTAGGCAACCATTCCTACAATCACGCCAACCTCCCCAAACTGAAAGATGGCCCGTTCCGTAATCAGATTGAAAAGACGGATCAACTCATTCGCCGCTTTACGGGGCATATCCCTCGTTTTGTGAGGCCCCCTTACGGAAATATTCAGGAAGAGCAAATCAAATGGCTGGCCAGCCAGAAAAAAACGATCGTCAATTGGAACGTGGATTCGCTGGACTGGAAAGGCTTGAGCGCAGAACAAGTGGCAACCAATGTGCTGGCCCATGTGCATCCGGGCGCCATCATCCTGATGCATTCAGGCGGAGGCGCCGGAGAAGATCTGTCAGGAACGGTCAACGCGCTGCCTGAAATTATCCGCAAGCTCCGGGCTGATAACGTCAAGCTGGTCACCATCCCAGAGCTGCTTGAGTTGCCGCCTGGGGTGTCATGA
- a CDS encoding zinc-dependent alcohol dehydrogenase: MAKMRAAVVRDFHQPIRVEEVEKPTPGEGEIVVKIETSGLCHTDIHAAHGDWPVKPKLPFIPGHEGVGLVESVGRGVTHLKEGDRVAIPWLGYACGECEYCVTGWETLCEKQLNTGYSLDGTHAEYAKAYAKQVVKVPQGVAPVDASPITCAGVTTYKAVKVAGVRPSQLVAVFGIGGLGHLALQYAKIAGGTVVAVDLFDEKLKLAKQLGADYTVNARKQDPVEEIRKLGGADAVICVAVSPRAFEQAYHSLRRGGKLVFVALPADNEMKLPIFETVLNGIHVVGSIVGTRVDLAEAFELHAAGKTRVIHEKIHLEEIEEAFRKVEKGEVPARLVIDFGH, translated from the coding sequence ATGGCTAAAATGCGGGCGGCTGTCGTTCGCGATTTTCATCAACCCATTCGGGTCGAGGAGGTGGAGAAGCCGACTCCGGGAGAAGGGGAGATTGTCGTAAAAATCGAAACCTCCGGTTTGTGCCACACGGATATTCACGCCGCGCATGGAGATTGGCCGGTAAAGCCCAAGTTGCCGTTTATTCCTGGACATGAAGGGGTAGGCTTGGTGGAAAGTGTCGGCCGGGGTGTGACCCATCTCAAAGAAGGGGACCGGGTCGCCATTCCTTGGCTGGGTTACGCGTGCGGGGAATGCGAGTATTGTGTCACCGGATGGGAAACGCTGTGTGAAAAGCAATTAAATACGGGTTATTCCCTCGACGGCACCCATGCGGAGTATGCCAAGGCGTATGCAAAACAAGTGGTCAAAGTCCCGCAAGGCGTTGCACCAGTGGATGCCTCGCCGATCACCTGTGCCGGTGTGACCACTTACAAGGCTGTCAAAGTGGCTGGCGTTCGTCCGTCGCAATTGGTGGCGGTTTTTGGCATCGGCGGCTTGGGACACCTTGCTTTGCAGTATGCGAAAATTGCCGGCGGTACCGTCGTGGCGGTGGATTTGTTTGACGAGAAATTGAAATTGGCAAAACAATTGGGTGCCGACTATACGGTGAACGCCAGAAAGCAGGACCCGGTTGAGGAAATTCGCAAGCTGGGCGGCGCCGACGCAGTCATCTGTGTGGCCGTTTCACCGCGGGCATTCGAACAGGCTTACCATTCTTTGCGCCGGGGAGGCAAATTGGTGTTTGTCGCGTTGCCGGCCGACAATGAAATGAAGTTGCCGATTTTTGAAACCGTTCTCAACGGGATTCACGTGGTCGGGTCGATCGTCGGCACGCGGGTGGATCTGGCGGAAGCTTTTGAATTGCATGCGGCGGGGAAGACGCGTGTCATTCACGAAAAAATCCATCTGGAGGAGATTGAAGAGGCGTTTCGCAAAGTGGAGAAAGGGGAGGTTCCGGCCCGGTTGGTCATTGACTTTGGTCATTGA
- a CDS encoding UDP-glucose 4-epimerase, with protein sequence MELVKRVLVTDEAKKVIDRLREKHGELMFFQSGGCCDGSAPMCYKLGTFRIGSSDVKLGEIHGCPFYISGPQFEYWKHTQLTVDVTEGRGASFSLEIPLGVRFFIRSRPFRPGEEERLEPVVVGAG encoded by the coding sequence ATGGAGCTTGTCAAAAGGGTGCTGGTCACAGATGAAGCGAAAAAAGTGATTGACCGGCTGCGGGAAAAACACGGGGAACTGATGTTTTTCCAAAGCGGCGGATGCTGTGACGGCTCGGCGCCGATGTGTTACAAGCTGGGAACCTTTCGCATCGGCAGCAGCGATGTGAAGCTGGGGGAGATTCACGGATGTCCCTTTTACATTTCCGGCCCGCAGTTTGAATACTGGAAACACACCCAATTGACGGTAGACGTGACCGAGGGAAGAGGGGCCTCCTTTTCCCTCGAAATCCCCTTGGGCGTGCGATTCTTCATCCGCTCCCGGCCGTTTCGCCCGGGTGAGGAGGAGCGGCTGGAACCGGTGGTGGTGGGCGCAGGATGA
- a CDS encoding uroporphyrinogen decarboxylase: MGKRPFNDTFLKACRREPTPYTPVWYMRQAGRYQPEYRAIREKYSFFEMNEIPEVCAEVTRLPVEQLGVDAAILFADIMTPLRPIGVDVNIVSSIGPVIQNPIRSKKDVTRIRDLEPEVHIPYIMEAVRILTEQLSVPLIGFAGAPFTIASYLIEGGPSKHYHKTKAFMYCEPDAWQALMEKLRQVTVAYLTAQIKAGATAVQIFDSWIGALSVHDYRMYIAPVMQQIFSQLKDLDVPLIYFGIGAGHLLEEWDKLPVDVIGLDWRTSINEARKRGIEKALQGNLDPALLLAPWETLKERTQSILDEGTQSPGFIFNLGHGIFPEVNVDTVKKLTSFIHEYTKK, translated from the coding sequence ATGGGAAAAAGACCGTTTAACGATACCTTTTTAAAAGCGTGCCGCCGCGAACCGACACCGTACACGCCGGTCTGGTACATGCGTCAAGCGGGCCGTTATCAACCCGAATACCGCGCCATCCGGGAAAAGTATTCCTTTTTTGAGATGAACGAAATACCGGAGGTTTGCGCAGAAGTCACCCGCCTGCCGGTCGAACAGCTGGGTGTGGATGCAGCGATTCTGTTCGCCGACATCATGACCCCGCTACGGCCGATCGGGGTTGACGTGAATATCGTCTCCAGCATCGGCCCCGTCATTCAAAACCCGATCCGCTCAAAAAAGGACGTGACCCGGATACGGGATCTGGAACCGGAAGTACATATCCCATACATAATGGAGGCTGTACGCATCTTAACCGAACAACTTTCTGTCCCTTTGATCGGATTTGCCGGTGCGCCGTTTACCATCGCCAGTTATTTGATCGAAGGCGGCCCATCAAAGCATTACCATAAAACAAAAGCCTTCATGTATTGTGAACCCGACGCCTGGCAAGCCCTGATGGAAAAACTAAGGCAAGTCACTGTGGCTTATTTAACGGCACAAATCAAAGCTGGCGCCACTGCCGTGCAAATCTTCGACTCGTGGATTGGCGCGCTAAGTGTCCACGATTACCGGATGTATATCGCACCGGTGATGCAGCAGATTTTCAGCCAACTAAAGGATCTGGACGTCCCGTTGATTTATTTCGGCATCGGCGCCGGCCATCTGCTGGAAGAGTGGGACAAACTCCCGGTAGACGTGATCGGCCTCGATTGGCGCACCTCGATCAACGAGGCGCGAAAGCGGGGGATTGAAAAAGCGCTGCAGGGGAATCTCGATCCCGCCCTGCTCCTTGCGCCGTGGGAAACGCTAAAAGAACGGACACAGTCGATTCTCGACGAAGGGACGCAATCACCCGGCTTTATCTTCAACCTCGGTCACGGCATCTTTCCGGAAGTGAACGTGGACACGGTGAAAAAATTAACTTCTTTCATCCACGAATATACGAAAAAGTAA